A part of Leifsonia xyli subsp. xyli str. CTCB07 genomic DNA contains:
- a CDS encoding MarR family winged helix-turn-helix transcriptional regulator, translating to MAEARDGIPRDDVDRIVDAWLRERSDLDFSPLQVLSRVARLSRHLNRARRSAFERSDLDSWEFDVLSALRRAGSPYQLSPKALLRETLVSSGTMTNRIDRLAERGLVERRTDPNDGRGILAQMTEQGLARVDTAIARLVDAEAELLKGLSGVEQERLAGLLRKLSLGFDTGA from the coding sequence ATGGCGGAGGCACGAGACGGAATCCCGCGCGATGACGTCGATCGCATCGTCGACGCCTGGCTGCGCGAGCGCAGCGACCTCGATTTCTCCCCGCTGCAAGTCCTCAGCCGCGTCGCCCGCCTCTCCCGGCATCTCAACCGGGCCCGCCGGAGCGCGTTCGAGCGCTCGGACCTCGACTCCTGGGAGTTCGACGTGCTCTCCGCCCTCCGCCGCGCCGGCTCGCCCTACCAGTTGAGCCCGAAGGCACTGCTCCGGGAGACGCTGGTCTCCAGCGGCACCATGACCAACCGCATCGACCGGCTGGCCGAGCGCGGGCTGGTCGAGCGCCGCACCGACCCGAACGACGGACGCGGCATCCTGGCGCAGATGACGGAGCAGGGACTGGCGCGGGTGGACACGGCGATCGCCCGGCTGGTGGACGCGGAGGCCGAACTGCTGAAAGGGCTGTCGGGGGTGGAGCAAGAGCGGCTGGCGGGGCTGCTGCGGAAGCTGAGCCTGGGGTTCGACACGGGGGCGTGA